A DNA window from Ignavibacteriales bacterium contains the following coding sequences:
- a CDS encoding response regulator transcription factor gives MKVFIVDDSHIVRARLMIAFSEIQGIEIVGQAQNVVEARQLIPQTTPDVVILDIKLPDGSGIDVLSKIKKDHPHIVVIMLTNYPYPQFKEESIKAGADYFFDKSTEVEKLVDVLSFLN, from the coding sequence ATGAAAGTATTTATTGTCGATGATTCCCATATAGTTCGCGCAAGGTTGATGATTGCTTTCAGTGAAATTCAGGGAATTGAGATTGTAGGGCAAGCGCAGAATGTAGTAGAAGCAAGACAATTAATTCCGCAAACGACGCCTGATGTTGTTATTCTCGATATTAAATTGCCTGATGGCAGTGGTATAGATGTGCTATCGAAAATTAAAAAAGACCACCCGCACATTGTAGTTATCATGCTAACCAATTATCCGTATCCTCAATTTAAAGAAGAATCTATCAAGGCTGGCGCGGATTATTTTTTTGATAAATCTACTGAGGTTGAAAAATTAGTTGATGTTCTTTCATTTTTAAATTAA
- a CDS encoding response regulator transcription factor → MRNILIIDDHAVVREGIKDILKEEILNPTFGEAGNSGEALDLIRQKEWDVVILDISLPGRSGLDLLQEIKQINPKLPVLVYSMHAEDEFAIRAIRSGASCFLSKSDVPEQLVKAIHQLISGRKYITEKLAERLASELDDWTEKPSHERLSNREYQIMIMLASGKPTGSIANELSLSAKTISTYRARILEKMKMKSNADIIHYVIEHKLT, encoded by the coding sequence ATGAGAAACATTCTTATTATCGATGACCATGCTGTTGTGAGGGAAGGAATAAAAGATATACTTAAGGAAGAAATTCTAAATCCGACATTTGGGGAAGCCGGAAATTCAGGAGAGGCACTCGATCTTATCCGGCAAAAAGAATGGGATGTTGTAATACTTGATATCTCGCTTCCCGGCCGAAGCGGCTTAGATTTATTACAAGAGATCAAACAAATCAATCCAAAACTTCCGGTCCTTGTTTACAGTATGCATGCTGAAGATGAATTTGCCATCCGCGCAATCCGCTCAGGTGCATCATGCTTTCTCTCAAAGTCCGACGTTCCCGAACAGCTAGTCAAAGCGATACATCAACTAATTTCGGGTAGAAAATATATCACTGAGAAGTTAGCAGAAAGATTAGCTTCCGAATTGGATGACTGGACCGAAAAACCTTCCCACGAACGATTATCGAACCGTGAATACCAGATAATGATAATGCTTGCGTCAGGAAAACCTACAGGAAGCATAGCAAACGAATTATCATTAAGTGCAAAAACAATCAGCACTTACAGAGCGCGTATCCTTGAAAAGATGAAAATGAAATCTAACGCAGATATCATACACTATGTTATAGAGCATAAACTAACTTGA